A single region of the Anopheles funestus chromosome X, idAnoFuneDA-416_04, whole genome shotgun sequence genome encodes:
- the LOC125764425 gene encoding uncharacterized protein LOC125764425 has protein sequence MCTSTAVVFVETETLTQAQKVVQEHHGKHFLQIDGTAYPLPILLEDGATEMRLHELPPPKTPVAPPVKAPTPKAPAAAQKAPAIAPKASTAALMPPTETPKALAVALKASTAAPMAPTEKPKTPAVATKATPAAPPDPDIKGKRKNDDETDSDASNASIGGTVKRKPGRPPKNPKTLTQTDIHIGE, from the exons ATGTGCACGTCTACGGCTGTTGTTTTTGTGGAAACGGAGACGCTTACGCAGGCGCAGAAAGTGGTGCAGGAGCACCACGGAAAGCACTTCCTGCAAATCGACGGGACGGCTTACCCACTGCCGATTCTATTGGAGGACGGAGCAACGGAGATGCGGCTGCATGAGCTACCCC CACCTAAAACACCGGTGGCACCACCAGTGAAAGCGCCAACACCGAAGGCACCGGCGGCAGCACAGAAGGCTCCGGCCATAGCACCGAAGGCTTCGACTGCAGCACTGATGCCTCCAACGGAGACACCGAAGGCTCTGGCCGTCGCACTAAAGGCTTCGACTGCAGCACCGATGGCCCCGACAGAGAAACCAAAGACTCCGGCCGTGGCAACGAAGGCTACGCCTGCAGCACCG CCAGATCCTGATATTAAAGGTAAGCGCAAAAACGACGACGAAACGGATAGCGATGCGTCTAACGCGTCGATCGGAGGAACGGTTAAGCGCAAGCCTGGCCGTCCACCGAAAAATCCGAAAACACTAACACAAACAGACATACACATTGGGGAGTAA